ATTTTGTAAAAAAAGCAGGAGGTGCACCAGCTAACGTTTCAGCAGCTATATCAAAGTTAGGGGGCCAAGCATATTTTGCAGGGAAAGTTGGTAATGATAACTTTGGTATGTTCTTGAAGGAAACATTAGAGGAAGCCGGAGTAGACACTTCTATGCTTATACTTGATAAAAATTCTAAGACGACTTTAGCGTTTGTTTCGTTAAATGAAGATGGAGAAAGAGATTTTATTTTTAATAGAGGTGCAGATGAATTGTTAACTTTTGAGGAGCTAGGTCGTGATAAGCTAAAATCTTTTAAAATAATGCATTTTGGTTCTGCAACCGCACTTTTAGGTGGGCCTTCAAAGGAAACTTATTTAAAAGCTATGGAACTTGCTTTTAAAAATGAAGTTTTTATTTCTTTTGATCCTAATTATAGAATAGATTTGTGGAAAAATAGATTGAGTGACTTTGTAGAAATATCAAAAAAATGTCTTAAATATTCAGATTTTGTTAAAGTAAGTGATGAAGAAATAAAAATAATTTCAGGTAAAGAAAACATAGATGAGGGTATTAAGTTGTTTCATAGCTTAGGTGCAAAAGTTGTAGCCGTTACACTTGGAGAGGCAGGTACATTAATTTCTACCAATGAAGGAAGTAGTATAATCAATAGTATAAAAATTAAATGTATTGATTCAACAGGAGCTGGTGATGCATTTGTAGGTGCATTTCTTTATAAACTTGCACAGCTAAAGAATCCAAAATCATTCATGGATAATCCTGAGACTATTAAAGATATAATAATTTTTAGTAATAAAGTTGGTGCTATTACATGTACAAAGCTCGGGGCTATAGCATCTCTACCAACGCTCGAAGAAGTTCAAATGTTAAAATAGTTTAAATAAGTAACAAACAAAGATTTAACACTAGTGGCATTATATTAATATGCGAATTATGAAGAAGGAACAATTAATTTTGTTCCTTTTTTTACTTCTTTTTTAAATTTCTAAATTTTACCAAGAACTACAAAAGTGTAAATTGACAATGTTATTATATAATGGTAGTATGAAGCAAGTTTCATATGAAGCTCGCTTCATATTCATTTTGGAGGTGTAGAAGTGAAAAATAGAGTGAAAGATTTACGAACTGCAGTAAATATGACACAGCAGCAACTTTCTGATTTAGTCTCAGTTTCATCAAGAACAATTATTTCACTTGAAAAAGGACAGTATAACCCCTCAATTATGCTGGCATATAAGCTAGCTTCCGTTTTCAACACCACTATTGAAAATTTGTATTGTTTAAAGGAGAATTTAGAAAATGAAGAAAAAAATATATAACAAAAAGAAGTTTTGGAGTGGTATAGTATTTTTATTATTAACAGCAATAAGCATTTCAGATACAATTACGCGCTTTAATAATTTGAATGCTTTAAGAATTACCAAGTATATTTTATTAGATACTTTTGGAATTCTATTTGGAGTAACAGAAGTATGTAGGAGTTTGAGTAGCAAATGTACCAAAGAAGATAATCAGAATGATGATGAACGAGTAAAATTAGTTAAGATTAAATCAAAAGCCAGTGCTTTTAATTTTACTTTAGGTGTTTGTTTTACTATTGTAATACTATCAATGATTGCATGGGGAGTAACAAAAAATGATGCGGTTTTAGGCATCTTAATTTGTTTCATAATTATTATTACAATTATGATGTTTGCTGAAATAGGTAGTTATTTTTATCATGAAAAGCGGAACTAATTCTATAAATTAACAACATTTTAATTTATAGAATTAATTGTAAGCGAAATTGAAATGAATGTATATTGCAGCACTTAATTACGTCATATTTTTCCACATGTGTTATAACAAGTTTATCTTATGTTATGCTTCTTAGTATAAAGATTTAGCACATGTTATTAAATCCAAGTAACATCTAACGGGTTACGGTCTACTAGTCGCTTATAGACATATTGAGGATACCCAACCATAACTGCACCTGTTAGCACCTTATTCTTCGGAATATTAAATAACTCTAATAGTGGATAATAATTTGCAAATGCACACATTTCAAAAAGTCCAGCCCAACAGCTACCTAATCCTAGAGTCGTTGCAAACAGTTCCAAGTAGGCAAATGAAAAGATTGTATTTTCTCTACCATTTTTTATTTCTTTTGGAGCCAGTGCTAAAATTAAATTTGGAGCATCGCGTAATATTTGATCTATACCAGTTTCTCTATAAGCACGAATATGATAAGGAAAACTCCAGTGCAAAGGATTTTCACCTTGTGATTCCATCCACTCTATGACAATCTCAGTAGCTTTTTTTAATATATTTTTATCTTCAACAATTATATAGGATATTCCTTGCTGATTACTGGCAGTAGGTGCAAACCGTGCAATGTTAACTAATTCAATTAATTGCTCTCGTTGCACTATCATATCTTTGTAACATCGGATTGATCGTCTAGACCTAAGAAACTGTTTAGCAGTCTCTTGATTTATAACTGGGAACTTTTTTAGAGTGGTCTGTTTATTTAAGGGTGATTTGATATTGTCAATTGCACTGGTAGGGCATACAGCAACACATTGTCCACAGGCTATACATCCTTGCGGCTTAATGGCTATAGGACCATTTTCGTTCATACCCAAGATTTTTGGTGGGCATACTTTCGTACAAATCCCACATTTAATACACTTTAATTGATTTACTTTAATTAATTCCATTAGTTTTCACTCCTATTTTTTTATTCTATAATTCCAAAATATGTTTCTGTTGGTATAACTATATGATATAGTACTATTATTTGCAAGTACATACATATTAGTGGTTTAGTACCAATTTGCATACCTAATATACCTAACATATTTAAACTAAATTGTATATTAAGTAAAAATATAGTATTATATACTTAGAAATAAAAACACAGTTTTGGTTGGTAGTCCAAACCTATCTATATGAATATAGGTAGCAGTAACCTTCCCTCCTGGGGTCGTCCATTCTCTATATTTAATTTTATATATCAGGAGGAGATTTAAAATGGAAATTAGTATTAAGCTTACTGTATTTTTTGAAGGTATGTTTTGGGTAGGTGTTTTTGAGAGAATATCCGCAAAGAAATATGAAGTTTCGAAGGTTGTATTTGGTTCTGTGCCAAAGGATTATGAATTGTATGATTTTGTAATTTAAAGTTTAGTAACTCCTTATCAATTAATGAATTTAAAGATAAAAAGATAAATCCTAAAAAACTTCAAAAGCAAATAAAGAAACAAACCGAAAATAATGGGATAGGAACCAAAGCACAACTTGCTATGAAATTACAATATATTGTGCGGAAAGCCCACTCCTTTAGGTGTGGGATAGATAGCATAATGCATAAATGTTTATCTGCTATATATGTATAAAAGAGTTTAAACATACACATAATAGGATATAATGATATTATGGAAAATAAATATAGAGCAACTAAAACAACAGTTTCGTTAATTAATTATCATTTTATATTTTGCCCAAGATATAGAAGAAAAATATTTTTAATACCTAATGTAGAAGAAAGATTTAAGTGTTTGGTCAAAGATGTATGTAAGGAGATAGAAATTGAAATTATTGCAATAGAATGTGATAAGGATCATACACATATGTTTTTAAATTGTCTTCCCAAATTAGGACTGCCGGATATTATGCAAAAAATAAAAGGTGCAACAAGTAAAGGTTTGAGATCAGATTTTCAAGAATTAAATAAAATGCCTAGTCTATGGACAAGAAGTTATTTTGTATCCACGGCTGGTAACGTAAGTAGTGAAACAGTAAAAAATTATGTAGATAATCAAAAGACAAGATATTAAGAAGGGGGTGAATGCTGCGTCAAATTATATTTTAACATTAAAATTAAACACAGAAAAATATCAAGAGGACATATTAAATAAAAGATTAGAAATAAGCAGAAGCATTTATAATAGTTGTTTAGGCGAATTGTTTAAAAGATATAATCATATGAGAGAATCGAAAGAATATGAGAAAGTAATAAATATGGTTAAAGGGAAAGAACGGAATAAAAAATTTAATGAATTAAACAAGAGATATGATTTGACAGAGTATTCTTTCCATAAATATGTAAAATGTATACAGAAATATTTTAAAGATAATATAGATAGTTTCACTGCTCAAAAGATAGCTTGTAGGTGTTTTAGTGCTTTTCAAAAATTAATGCTCCATCAATCAAATAGAATTTATTTTAAAAAGTATGGTGAAATGAATAGTGTTGAGGGAAAATCCAATAAAACTGGGATTAGGTTTATAGACAATAAATTAAGATGGAATGGATTAGATATAAATGTGATTATAAATAAAAACGATGAATACGCACAAGTTTCATTATTAAATAAAACTAAATATTGTAGAGTGGTAAGAAAATTAATTCGTGGTAAATATAAATATTATGTTCAATTAATACTAGAAGGAATTCCACCAATTAAGTATAATAAAGAAACCGGTGAGGTTAGATATAAAATAGGTGATGGAAATGTTGGAATAGATATTGGTACAAGAACAATTGCAATATCAAGTGAAACCGAAGTTAAGTTATTAGAATTATGTCCTGAGGTAGAAAACATAGAACATGAAAAAAATATATTACTCAGGAAATTAGATAGACAAAGAAGAAGTAATAACCCTAATAATTATAATGAAAATGGGACTATAAAAAAGGGAGTTATGACTAATTTAAAGAAAATAAAATTGACATGGATTAAGTCAAATAAATATATCAAAACTCAAAATGAATTAAGAGAAGTTCAGAGAAAACAAGCTTATATAAGGAAAAAATCCCATGAGAAGTTAGCTAATTATATTATAAGTTTAGGAGATAGAATATTAGTTGAAACTATGAATTATAAAGGACTTAAGTTAAGGGCAAAAGAAACTACTGTTAACACAAACGGCAAATTCAACAAGAAAAAGCGATTTGGCAAGAGTTTAGCAAATAAAGCACCATCAATGCTTTTAACAATATTAGCTAATAAATTAAAATGGCATAACACTGAGTTAATTAAGATTAATACTTATAAGGTAAAAGCATCCCAATATAATCATATAGAAGATAAATATTTAAAAAAGAAATTATCTGAAAGATGGAATGATTTTGGAGAATTTAAAATACAGAGAGATTTGTATTCAAGTTTTTTAATAATGAATGTAAAAGATAATTTAGAAGAAATAGACAAAGAATTATGTTTTAAGCAGTTCGCTAATTTTAGAAAACTTCATGATAAAGAAATATTGAAAATACAGAGTAGTAGTATTAATTTGATAAGCAGTATGGGTATTTAGAAGCAAATAAAAGGTTTTGATATGAGCCTTGGACTATCGTTAATTCATTCATTAGAGTGATTGGTAGTAAAAGTTTTAGAAAAATTAATGAGTTCTTATATGTGTAATTTATTAGATCCTTAATAGATGAGAGTATTTGAGAAGTTAACGTATCTAAGAACCCCACTCCTGAGGTGTGGGAGTATCAGAGCAAGAAACAAATATTGTAGAAAGAAAAAAGAATTCAAAAGATGAAAATGAACAAGAAAAAGAAAGGCAATTTGCAATGCATGAGTTGAAAAAGAAGGAAAAACATAGAGGTCATTAATTCATAGTGACATCTATGTTTTTCCTTCTTTTAAATTCAGCATTAATAATTTCAAAAGTGAATGTACTATTTTGTTACAAGAATACATTCCTAAATACAACACCTATTATATTAAATGGTTACGATTCAAATTTGTTTTTCGCCCCACGCACACATATCATTAACAATTGGCATGAGACTTTGCCCCTTTTCGGTAAGAGAATATTCTACTTTTGGAGGAATTTGAAGATACTCTTTTCTCAATATAATATTTTTGTTTTCTAATTCTTTTAATTGTGAACTTAACATCTTATGAGTGATTCCTTCGATATTTTTCTTTAAAATCCCATATCTTACAGTACCCATACAAGCAAGTAAATAAATTATTTTTAACTTCCATTTTCCACTTACAACTGACAAAGTGTATTCAAAAGGTTCTTTATTACTGATATAACATAATTTTTCTGACATATCTTCACTCTCCTTTTTGAAAGTATATCACAAAAAAGTGCATACTATCATTTTTTGGAAACTAATCTATAATAAGGGTGAGTTGCAACTCAAATTAGAAATAAGAAGGGATGATATATATGGTTATTGATGGACATTCACATGTTAATTTACCAGTTGAACAACATATCGAAATAATGGATAAGGCAGGTGTTCAAAAAACAATTCTGTTTTCAACATCAATACATCCAGAAAAAGCAGATGATTTAGAAGGTTTAAAAAAAGAGATGAAAATTTTAAATGATATTGTATCTGGGAAAACAAATTTTTCATTAGATGAAAAATATAAGTCTATAAATGAACTCAAACAAATAATTCAAAGGTATTCATCTAGATATATTGGATTTGGTTCTGTACCCGTTGGATTGAATGAAAATGATACTAACTTATATATTGAAGAAAACATAGTAAA
This window of the Clostridium estertheticum genome carries:
- a CDS encoding carbohydrate kinase family protein → MNKILCIGELLIDFICSDINSGLTKGENFVKKAGGAPANVSAAISKLGGQAYFAGKVGNDNFGMFLKETLEEAGVDTSMLILDKNSKTTLAFVSLNEDGERDFIFNRGADELLTFEELGRDKLKSFKIMHFGSATALLGGPSKETYLKAMELAFKNEVFISFDPNYRIDLWKNRLSDFVEISKKCLKYSDFVKVSDEEIKIISGKENIDEGIKLFHSLGAKVVAVTLGEAGTLISTNEGSSIINSIKIKCIDSTGAGDAFVGAFLYKLAQLKNPKSFMDNPETIKDIIIFSNKVGAITCTKLGAIASLPTLEEVQMLK
- a CDS encoding helix-turn-helix transcriptional regulator, with amino-acid sequence MKNRVKDLRTAVNMTQQQLSDLVSVSSRTIISLEKGQYNPSIMLAYKLASVFNTTIENLYCLKENLENEEKNI
- a CDS encoding nitroreductase family protein, encoding MELIKVNQLKCIKCGICTKVCPPKILGMNENGPIAIKPQGCIACGQCVAVCPTSAIDNIKSPLNKQTTLKKFPVINQETAKQFLRSRRSIRCYKDMIVQREQLIELVNIARFAPTASNQQGISYIIVEDKNILKKATEIVIEWMESQGENPLHWSFPYHIRAYRETGIDQILRDAPNLILALAPKEIKNGRENTIFSFAYLELFATTLGLGSCWAGLFEMCAFANYYPLLELFNIPKNKVLTGAVMVGYPQYVYKRLVDRNPLDVTWI
- the tnpA gene encoding IS200/IS605 family transposase, with the translated sequence MENKYRATKTTVSLINYHFIFCPRYRRKIFLIPNVEERFKCLVKDVCKEIEIEIIAIECDKDHTHMFLNCLPKLGLPDIMQKIKGATSKGLRSDFQELNKMPSLWTRSYFVSTAGNVSSETVKNYVDNQKTRY
- a CDS encoding transposase, which translates into the protein MNAASNYILTLKLNTEKYQEDILNKRLEISRSIYNSCLGELFKRYNHMRESKEYEKVINMVKGKERNKKFNELNKRYDLTEYSFHKYVKCIQKYFKDNIDSFTAQKIACRCFSAFQKLMLHQSNRIYFKKYGEMNSVEGKSNKTGIRFIDNKLRWNGLDINVIINKNDEYAQVSLLNKTKYCRVVRKLIRGKYKYYVQLILEGIPPIKYNKETGEVRYKIGDGNVGIDIGTRTIAISSETEVKLLELCPEVENIEHEKNILLRKLDRQRRSNNPNNYNENGTIKKGVMTNLKKIKLTWIKSNKYIKTQNELREVQRKQAYIRKKSHEKLANYIISLGDRILVETMNYKGLKLRAKETTVNTNGKFNKKKRFGKSLANKAPSMLLTILANKLKWHNTELIKINTYKVKASQYNHIEDKYLKKKLSERWNDFGEFKIQRDLYSSFLIMNVKDNLEEIDKELCFKQFANFRKLHDKEILKIQSSSINLISSMGI
- a CDS encoding DUF2992 family protein — translated: MGVSEQETNIVERKKNSKDENEQEKERQFAMHELKKKEKHRGH
- a CDS encoding winged helix-turn-helix transcriptional regulator, coding for MSEKLCYISNKEPFEYTLSVVSGKWKLKIIYLLACMGTVRYGILKKNIEGITHKMLSSQLKELENKNIILRKEYLQIPPKVEYSLTEKGQSLMPIVNDMCAWGEKQI